In Colletotrichum destructivum chromosome 8, complete sequence, the following proteins share a genomic window:
- a CDS encoding Putative AAA+ ATPase domain, ABC transporter type 1, transmembrane domain-containing protein — MAANNTCVSQGDHDFGPVVDPCIRKFDFTLLFEDTILSIVPSAIFVLLAALRILSLQSRPNVAGNIFRLVKLVLICILTAIAVALTALWAREEGLSLNSKAAIAAAVLSIIDGLAAAALSFTEHSRSVGPSLLLSAFLVLSTIFHGVRLRTLWLKSVGIPIASLSTASLALKLVILVLEEQSKRRWIIGEKEAWSSEETAGLSNRIGFHWLNVLLLKGYSAALSIAKLPIIDSKLLSESLWERIGLRWKTTSKEGNNVLLGTVFSVLKWPILAPIPAYLIIVGLQLAQPLLISSIMAYLATPVDHSEHQKNTGYGLIGAYGLVYLCIAAVTAMCQHLVYRYVSMMRGCLVLLIYQKTTSMSVVAAEDAAAVTLMSTDIERIINGMSKLHESWSTLLQMAVALALLYRQLGIVFVVPLSLFLFCAVGAGYLSGSAGTFQASWMKAIEKRVSVTSSVLGSTKGVKLSGFSDKMSQIIQDLRLKEIASAARFRTMLLFIVILSYAPGSISPVVTFGAYTAIAQRDHTALDSNRIFTSLALLNLITQPLNELFAHLPNIMAAIACFGRVQAFLLSPDTSAKAGAGQSSTKRASTASAEGSLSNLSVPPDTEKQPSMMATPATGHALEIRQAKFGWKADVEPTLSDVTLDIPHGKLTMVVGPVASGKSTLLKAILGETPVSEGTIARSSNSIAFCDQVPWLTNETLRRNVTGFSHFDASWYTTVIRACALEDDIATFPEGDQVIIGSKGVALSGGQKQRVAVARAVYSRRDIAIFDDVFSGLDFETQNRIFNNVFGSSGLLRQRNTTVLFVTHAGLLLPWKTLSLWSDSNLMFVVHILPKADYVIALEGTGKIACHGTFDELNKQSGYINKFNLAVKEDEIDQEAARDDGKAAYEPARNHKASESSVNEDIQRLGDRSVYKYYFKATGYRSVVIFVVLQIIWVFLTKFPEIWLSWWGEANDRHPNQETGKYMGIYSALQVCSLIALAVTCWHTVLGMAATSGIKLHLILLEKALGFSQDIQLIDAELPISLLNVAANGLMCIAQALMIIPVSYQLIAAFPFLFGVLWVIQRFYLRTSRQLRFLDLDAKTPMYSQFLETLSGLPTIRAFAWQKDLTLLMRERLDTSQRPMYLLYSIQRWLTLVLDLTVAALAIVLISVAVALRGRVGAGFAGVALYNIMGLSSAMKAAVTVWTILETSIGAVARVKTFAEQTPREKKPNESQTPPASWPKTGAITFDNVTASYSEGLEPVLSEVSFTISPGQKVGICGRSGSGKSSLLLSLLRLIDCSEGKILIDNIDTSTMPRELLRQRLNALPQEPPFFSGSIRLNCDPQGTASDEDIIDALRTVGIWEVIEGKGGLNAEFSDDFFSHGQKQVFCLARGILCPSNIVVMDEATSRYVSTISPQCLGCNDRLELTCRTSVDIDTEKNMIEVIRKRFGNATIISVAHRLDTILDFDLILVLDKGKIVEQGSPKELLGRGSAFKALYETLHGKDH; from the exons ATGGCGGCCAACAATACCTGTGTTTCGCAGGGCGACCACGACTTCGGGCCCGTCGTTGATCCTTGCATTCGCAAATTCGACTTCACTCTCCTTTTCGAGGACACCATACTTTCCATTGTCCCGTCGGCCATCTTCGTTCTCCTGGCGGCGTTGAGAATCCTTTCTCTTCAGTCCCGGCCCAACGTTGCAGGCAACATCTTCCGCCTTGTCAAACTG GTTCTCATATGCATTCTTACCGCAATCGCAGTCGCACTTACCGCTCTGTGGGCGCGCGAAGAAGGTCTGTCATTGAACAGCAAGGCGGCAATCGCCGCGGCGGTCCTGTCCATCATTGACGgtctggccgccgccgctctgtCTTTTACTGAACACTCCAGATCCGTTGGCCCCTCCCTGTTGCTGAGTGCCTTCTTGGTCCTGTCAACCATTTTCCACGGCGTACGCCTCAGGACTCTTTGGCTGAAGTCGGTTGGGATTCCAATCGCGTCTCTCTCCACCGCCTCTCTCGCTCTGAAGCTGGTCATTCTGGTCCTGGAGGAACAGAGCAAGAGACGATGGATCATCGGCGAAAAAGAGGCCTGGAGCTCGGAAGAGACTGCTGGGCTATCCAATCGCATCGGTTTCCATTGGCTTAacgtccttctcctcaagGGATACTCGGCTGCTCTTTCCATCGCCAAGCTGCCCATCATCGATAGCAAGCTTCTGTCTGAGTCGTTGTGGGAGCGTATCGGGCTTAGATGGAAGACAA CATCCAAGGAGGGGAACAATGTGTTGCTCGGAACAGTTTTCTCGGTGTTGAAATGGCCCATCTTGGCTCCGATTCCCGCCTACCTTATCATCGTGGGACTTCAACTAGCGCAGCCATTACTGATCAGTTCCATCATGGCATACCTTGCGACTCCCGTTGACCATAGTGAGCACCAGAAGAACACTGGCTACGGCCTCATCGGAGCCTATGGCCTGGTCTACCTCTGCATCGCA GCTGTGACGGCTATGTGTCAGCATCTGGTGTACCGCTATGTGTCCATGATGCGTGGTTGTCTGGTTCTTTTGATCTACCAGAAGACGACGTCCATGAGTGTGGTCGCGGCGGAGGATGCAGCCGCTGTCACGCTTATGAGCACTGATATTGAGAGAATAATTAACGGCATGTCGAAGCTTCACGAGAGCTGGTCAACTCTTCTTCAGATGGCTGTGGCCTTGGCTCTGCTGTACAGACAACTCGGCATCGTTTTTGTCGTTCCTCTGAGTCTTTTTCTCT TTTGCGCGGTTGGTGCCGGCTACTTGTCCGGCTCAGCAGGGACATTCCAGGCATCTTGGATGAAGGCAATCGAAAAGAGAGTCT CTGTGACCTCCTCCGTGTTGGGATCAACGAAGGGTGTCAAGCTCTCTGGGTTTTCTGATAAGATGTCTCAAATCATCCAAGACCTCCGCTTGAAAGAGATTGCCTCTGCCGCCAGGTTTAGAACCATGCTGCTTTTCATCGTAATCCTAT CATACGCACCAGGATCCATCTCTCCGGTTGTTACCTTTGGTGCATACACGGCTATTGCTCAAAGGGACCACACCGCACTCGACTCGAACCGCATCTTTACATCCCTTGCCTTGCTCAACCTCATCACGCAGCCCCTCAACGAGCTGTTTGCCCACCTGCCCAACATAATGGCGGCGATCGCCTGCTTTGGGCGTGTCCAAGCCTTTCTTCTGTCCCCGGACACCTCGGCCAAGGCAGGTGCCGGCCAGTCTTCGACAAAGCGAGCCAGCACCGCCTCCGCTGAGGGATCGCTGAGCAATCTTTCGGTTCCCCCAGACACGGAGAAGCAgccctcgatgatggcgacgcccGCAACAGGACATGCCCTTGAAATTCGACAGGCCAAATTCGGTTGGAAGGCGGATGTGGAGCCGACATTGTCGGATGTGACGCTGGATATTCCTCACGGCAAGCTGACCATGGTCGTCGGGCCCGTTGCCTCTGGAAAGTCGACCCTGCTCAAGGCAATCTTGGGCGAGACGCCTGTTTCCGAGGGGACTATTGCCCGATCTTCCAACAGCATTGCTTTCTGCGACCAAGTCCCCTGGTTGACGAACGAGACCCTTCGCCGCAACGTCACCGGCTTCTCTCACTTTGACGCCTCTTGGTATACCACTGTCATCCGGGCATGTGctctcgaggacgacatTGCCACGTTTCCCGAAGGGGATCAAGTCATAATCGGTAGCAAGGGCGTCGCACTCAGCGGCGGTCAGAAGCAACGGGTG GCAGTCGCCCGAGCTGTCTACTCAAGACGAGACATTGCCATCTTCGATGATGTGTTCAGCGGCCTCGACTTTGAGACGCAGAACCGAATCTTCAACAACGTTTTCGGCTCCTCTGGTCTCCTGAGACAGCGAAACACCACAGTCCTCTTCGTCACTCACGCCGGTTTGTTGCTGCCATGGAAAACTCTTTCACTCTGGTCAGATTCTAACCTCATGTTCGTAGTCCACATACTGCCAAAGGCAGACTACGTCATCGCACTGGAAGGCACCGGCAAGATCGCCTGCCACGGAACCTTTGACGAACTCAACAAGCAAAGCGGCTACATCAACAAGTTTAATCTCGCCGTCAAGGAAGACGAGATTGATCAGGAAGCGGCGCGAGACGACGGCAAAGCCGCGTACGAGCCGGCGAGAAACCACAAAGCCTCGGAGAGCAGCGTGAATGAGGACATTCAACGCCTGGGAGATCGATCAGTCTACAAGTACTATTTCAAGGCAACTGGCTACCGCAGCGTCGTCATTTTCGTCGTTTTGCAGATCATCTGGGTCTTCCTGACGAAATTCCCCG AAATCTGGCTCTCTTGGTGGGGTGAGGCCAACGACCGGCATCCTAATCAAGAGACGGGCAAGTACATGGGGATCTACAGCGCCCTTCAAGTCTGTTCGCTCATTGCCCTGGCTGTTACCTGTTG GCATACCGTTCTGGGCATGGCCGCTACCTCCGGCATCAAGCTTCACTTGATTCTTCTTGAGAAGGCACTTGG ATTCAGTCAGGACATTCAGCTGATCGACGCCGAACTCCCGATTTCTCTCCTCAATGTTGCTGCCA ACGGGCTCATGTGCATCGCTCAAGCGTTGATGATCATTCCTGTGTCGTACCAACTCATTGCTGctttcccctttctctttGGTGTCCTTTGGGTCATTCAGAGATTCTACTTGCGGACTTCCCGCCAACTTCGCttcctcgatctcgacgcCAAAACCCCAATGTA CTCCCAATTCTTGGAAACCCTGAGTGGCCTTCCAACGATCCGCGCTTTCGCCTGGCAAAAGGATCTAACGCTGCTGATGCGCGAGCGCCTGGACACCTCGCAAAGGCCGATGTACCTCCTGTACAGCATCCAGCGATGGCTCACCCTGGTTCTCGACCTCACTGTGGCGGCTCTTGCAATTGTCCTGATCTCGGTTGCCGTCGCTCTGAGAGGCCGTGTCGGTGCCGGCTTCGCCGGCGTTGCCTTGTACAACATCATGGGACTCAGTAGCGCCAtgaaggccgccgtcaccgtctgGACGATTCTCGAGACCTCTATCGGTGCGGTCGCGCGCGTCAAGACCTTTGCCGAGCAGACCCCCCGCGAGAAAAAGCCCAACGAGTCGCAGACCCCTCCCGCGTCCTGGCCCAAGACCGGAGCGATTACGTTTGACAACGTCACTGCTTCCTACTCTGAAGGGTTGGAACCGGTTCTTTCGGAGGTGTCCTTCACGATCTCACCCGGCCAGAAAGTTGGCATCTGCGGAAGAAGTGGCAG TGGCAAAagctctcttcttctctctctgcttCGGCTTATCGACTGCAGCGAAGGCAAGATCCTCATTGACAACATCGATACGTCGACAATGCCTCGCGAGTTGCTGCGACAGCGTTTGAACGCCCTACCACAGGAACCTCCGTTCTTCAGCGGATCGATCCGCCTGAACTGCGATCCTCAAGGCACTGCCTCTGACGAGGACATCATTGACGCTCTTCGCACCGTTGGCATTTGGGAGGTCATTGAGGGTAAGGGCGGGCTCAACGCGGAGTTCTCCGATGACTTCTTCTCGCACGGTCAGAAGCAGGTGTTCTGCCTGGCGAGGGGCATCTTGTGCCCGTCGAATATTGTCGTCATGGATGAGGCTACGAGCAGGTATGTGTCAACCATTTCCCCCCAGTGTCTCGGTTGTAATGATCGACTCGAGCTGACATGTCGTACCAGCGTTGACATCGACACGGAGAAGAACATGATTGAGGTCATTCGGAAACGTTTCGGAAATGCGACGATAATTTCAGTGGCACACCGACTAGATACCATCCTTGACTTCGACCTGATTCTGGTTCTGGATAAGGGAAAgatcgtcgagcagggcagTCCCAAGGAGCTTCTTGGTCGTGGTTCCGCCTTCAAAGCGCTCTACGAGACTTTGCACGGCAAAGATCATTGA